The genomic segment TATGATATATAAACCTTTTTAAGAAGAGCTTTTGGATGTATTGGTTGAGTTGAAGGTGACTTGACCCAAACCTTGGTATAGTTATTGTGTGACTGAGTGGTGACGATGTTGTCGGTGATGATGATTTGTATGTTGTAACTTACCTCCAGCATATCAGAAAGGCCTTGCCCAGCCTTGCAGTAGGATTCAGGCAGACATCCTCTGTGCTGTTGTCTGGATGTTTTTTGGTGACACTGAGaaaagataaacagaaaaaagtcaaTATAACAATAACATGACTTATGACACTACAAATGTTACAGAGCTACAGAAAttgaatgtttgaatgtgtATTCAAAACTCACATGACTTCAACTTTATCGCAGCCTTGTGCGTTTTCGATGACTCTGAAATCTGAAAAGGGACCTCGAGTGTAGTTGACGGTTTGTTCACATGAACACCTGGTTCCAGGAACGAACTGAGCTGCAGGGGGAAGATTTAGAAACCAATTAGACCGCAACCTCAAGTGCTACAATGGAgaatatttcatttgtttttcttcaaacactgaaacaagTAGCTCTTTTATTGTAATTATACAAGACGGTTGCATTCATGCATCATCATAACCAAACAAATCAGAAGAatcttttgcagtttttgtttgtttttgcgtCAATACCACATCATGCACTGAATATGGATGCTATCCTTTAAATTGAAGCATACCTAAAAGTTTAAAGTAAAGCCACAGTAAAATAAAGCTTACTTTAAAGCGAAGCTACGGTAAAAACTCACCTTCGTAGAGCTGTATGCAAACTGCAATCACAAATCCCAGGAGGAGCGAGCTGGTTTTCGGTGAAAAGGCCATGTTGCTCTGCAGAGAGATTGATGGGTGACAAGTCAAGAAATCCCTCCAAGGAGAAAGCGAGAGCTCAAGATCCACTTGAGGGGAGAAGTGAAAACTGAAGAGCTGCTGTGATCCACTTCCCTTTTTATACACATGCAGCGAGTGGGTTTTCCCAGAGTCCATGGCTTTTCCCGGCAGGCTCAACTTTCTGCGGAATTTCCACTCACTCAGGATAGACTGTGGAATGTGTTCAGCGCTGGGTGGGCGAGAGGAGGGATAGGGAAAGGGAAAGCAGGACATAAACTAAGTGAATTCCTGACACACTGACTTAGCTCAAATAAGGTGAGTCAACTACATATCGAGATGATTAATGCTTAATAAAGGGCACATTTTGCCCGGGCATGTCTGCAACCCAAATCTTAAATAAAACATAGCGGCCTGTCAGGAATCGCCGCAGCTGGACCCATGCCAACTTTTACAGACTTGCTTCCTGTGAACTTTGATGACATCAGAGTTGGAAAGGGCCAGACCACGAGGGTGGGAGTGGGAGTAGGAGTGGGAGTCGGGGTGGGGGTGTCCAGGATAACATGGCTTTGGTgttgcaatgcaatgcaatactGGGTAACACTTAATTTGAAAGGCCCATAATAAATCCCTACTAATTACTTAATAATTTGTCAAAAGTGTATCCAAAATTACTGGGAATTTGCCAGAAACATATGAAATTTCATTGAAATTCTAATTAATTCTAATTAAGAAATTTCTTTGGAATCCACACAAAAAGGGAGTGGAAAGATCGGTTCAGAGAAACATGAAATAGAAAAGGTGAGAAAccgtataatgcacaaaacagGTTTATTTGCTACAAGTAGTGCTGAAAAAATATACAAGCACTTCAACgcaataaatgaacacaattaTAGGTTGGTTGCGCAGCTACTCATTTGCAACGCGTTTCAAGTTTGgcgctcttcctcaggcagcaatGTAGCTTCAAGTTGCTTGAAGTTTACAGAagtaaattgtatttttattgcatTCTTTAAGACCCTTAAATTAAAGTGAGCTGTTAAAGCTTATTTTCTAGGTACTTTCTGCTAAATTTATAGAAAGCAGGCTACCAAATCAAAGTCAGCTGTCGCTTCCTCTTTTTTGCATTAATTGCTATCAGATTTCTACAGAAAAGGCCACTGCaatttgcatttttacataacaaGTAATCAACAATTTATACAGAAAATGTAGATTTCATACACTATTTCATCAGTTACATCCACTAATTCAAATAAACCAGTGATGAGTTAGCTTGCTACTCTCTTTCCACTGTAGTTAATCCAGAGCCAAGCATGCCTTAGTCAGCTCTTTCACATAATAAACAGTAGGCCTATTGTCACTGCTCTGCAAGTCCCAGCCTGAGACTTGAGAGCAGAGTGACAGCGTTGAGCCTGC from the Centroberyx gerrardi isolate f3 chromosome 3, fCenGer3.hap1.cur.20231027, whole genome shotgun sequence genome contains:
- the cxcl18b gene encoding chemokine (C-X-C motif) ligand 18b — translated: MAFSPKTSSLLLGFVIAVCIQLYEAQFVPGTRCSCEQTVNYTRGPFSDFRVIENAQGCDKVEVIVTKKHPDNSTEDVCLNPTARLGKAFLICWRKINRDNGQKVICVKRSNKNGEKR